From one Coxiella-like endosymbiont genomic stretch:
- the rimM gene encoding ribosome maturation factor RimM (Essential for efficient processing of 16S rRNA), producing MQNKKVIMGRLARPYAVQGWIKVVSFTDPIENLLTYKNWFIQHHDEWKLFSLRTGQIHGPFLVIKLEGLDDTETAKQYTNDLIAVERNTLSPLEENEYYWTDLIGMRIVTTKGVALGTVKSLFETGSNDVLITSNQGDERLIPYLSHVVKSVDIENKIIVVNWDADF from the coding sequence ATGCAAAACAAAAAAGTTATTATGGGTCGTTTAGCACGCCCTTACGCCGTCCAGGGCTGGATAAAAGTCGTTTCTTTCACTGATCCTATCGAAAACTTATTAACTTATAAAAACTGGTTCATTCAACATCACGATGAATGGAAACTCTTTTCCCTCCGTACTGGGCAAATCCACGGTCCATTTTTAGTTATAAAGTTAGAAGGGCTCGATGATACCGAAACTGCTAAACAATACACGAATGATTTAATCGCTGTGGAACGAAATACACTTTCTCCTTTGGAAGAAAATGAGTATTACTGGACTGATTTAATAGGAATGCGAATAGTTACTACAAAAGGAGTCGCATTAGGAACCGTGAAATCCCTGTTTGAAACGGGGTCTAATGATGTGCTGATAACATCTAATCAAGGAGATGAACGATTGATTCCATATCTTTCACATGTCGTTAAATCTGTGGATATAGAAAACAAAATTATAGTGGTAAATTGGGATGCTGACTTTTGA
- a CDS encoding CNNM domain-containing protein produces the protein MVTLSPIFWLRRLPPFSVIVIVIAIHFLGYLGVIVATVILTLLILILAETTPKTLGALHSQQVAFPTALPIKILLRVLYPLVLLINTIANGFLHIFIVKVAAHLPKTLSPEELRSIVRKVIGKIIGKNLSGYQQMLL, from the coding sequence TTGGTAACACTTTCGCCAATATTTTGGCTTCGGCGATTACCACCGTTTTCGGTGATTGTTATCGTTATTGCTATTCATTTTTTAGGATATTTGGGAGTTATTGTTGCGACAGTAATTTTAACTTTATTGATTTTGATACTTGCAGAAACTACGCCTAAAACATTAGGCGCTTTACATTCTCAGCAGGTTGCTTTTCCAACTGCCTTACCGATTAAAATTTTATTACGTGTGCTCTACCCATTGGTTTTGTTGATCAACACTATTGCTAATGGTTTCTTACATATTTTTATCGTCAAGGTAGCTGCACATTTACCAAAGACTTTAAGCCCCGAAGAGTTGCGAAGTATTGTTCGTAAAGTAATAGGAAAAATAATAGGAAAAAATCTTTCGGGTTATCAACAAATGCTATTATGA
- a CDS encoding cation:proton antiporter, with product MTRQSMLVAYMLLGILFGPWGLKLIANTDMLRTVSDVGIIFLLFLLGLNLPPQKLITMFKEITWVALISSIVFAIIGYLVAYFFSYSIVECLVIGGAMMFSSTIIGIKLLPTTILHHQHTGEVMISVLLLQDLIAIAVLFLLHGTSREGKVLVDISLVVLGFPAILIFAYLFDRLVLFPLFSKFNRIKEYLFLLAIGWCLSMAQLASLLGLSGEVGAFIAGVSLASRPVSVYISESLKPVRDFFLVLFFFSVGATFDLNFLPLVIIPALILLILLMGIKPLTYRLLLRWMGESNQVAWEVGVRLGQISEFSLIIAYMALSSHIISDKSGYLIESVTILSFIISSYWVVIKYPTPLAMSDRLRRD from the coding sequence ATGACCCGCCAATCGATGTTGGTTGCTTACATGCTATTAGGGATTTTGTTTGGGCCGTGGGGATTAAAATTAATTGCTAATACCGACATGCTTCGAACGGTCAGCGACGTGGGAATTATCTTCTTATTATTCCTTTTAGGCCTTAATTTGCCTCCGCAAAAATTGATAACTATGTTCAAAGAAATCACCTGGGTAGCTTTAATCAGTTCGATCGTCTTCGCGATTATAGGATATCTCGTTGCTTACTTTTTTAGTTACTCGATAGTGGAGTGCTTAGTTATTGGTGGTGCGATGATGTTTTCCAGTACGATTATCGGCATTAAGTTATTGCCAACCACGATTCTGCATCATCAACATACCGGAGAGGTAATGATCAGTGTTCTTCTGCTGCAGGACTTAATCGCTATTGCCGTTCTGTTTTTATTACACGGAACTTCACGTGAGGGGAAGGTGCTGGTTGATATTAGCTTAGTAGTATTAGGATTCCCTGCTATTTTAATTTTCGCTTATTTATTTGATCGTTTGGTTTTATTTCCTTTATTTTCTAAATTTAATCGGATTAAGGAATATCTCTTTTTATTGGCAATTGGCTGGTGCCTCAGTATGGCTCAGTTAGCTTCATTATTGGGTTTGTCGGGTGAGGTAGGTGCTTTCATTGCTGGGGTTAGCTTGGCTTCAAGACCGGTATCCGTTTATATTTCTGAAAGTTTAAAGCCAGTACGGGATTTTTTCTTAGTTTTATTTTTCTTCTCTGTGGGGGCTACTTTCGATCTTAATTTTTTACCTCTTGTTATCATCCCTGCATTAATTTTGCTTATTTTATTGATGGGGATAAAGCCTTTAACCTATAGATTGTTGCTACGTTGGATGGGAGAATCCAATCAAGTAGCTTGGGAAGTAGGAGTACGCTTAGGTCAAATCAGCGAATTTTCTTTGATTATTGCTTACATGGCTCTTAGCAGTCATATTATTTCAGATAAATCAGGCTATTTAATTGAGAGTGTTACTATATTATCTTTCATCATTTCCTCATATTGGGTTGTTATTAAATACCCTACGCCTTTGGCAATGTCCGACCGTCTGCGACGAGATTGA
- the ampE gene encoding regulatory signaling modulator protein AmpE, with product MVEEWIAIAKKISENETHLKVSREWIVIMALTAILLCLVIQWWLHFDSYSRQYHWFDAYFHWMKERFEHLSFWRGIGGVGIVVLPLLLIYILIALFVCHLLTIVGYYFLTVVVLWYCMDTRSHAPENIAHVTVEEVLINAYRRIFALIFWLLILGSTGVVLYTLVANLNRHLGNHSLEEDNNLYLAARRIEGVLDWVPVRLTGITFALVGYFSATFKRWYSYVYTGIASARQQIIEYGLTALGIEESHPLLVEKLVAIDGLINRALWVWLVVIALFTIGRWIG from the coding sequence ATGGTTGAAGAATGGATTGCTATAGCCAAAAAGATAAGCGAGAATGAGACCCATTTGAAAGTCAGTAGAGAGTGGATAGTTATTATGGCTTTGACCGCCATTTTGTTGTGTTTGGTGATACAGTGGTGGCTTCATTTTGATAGCTATAGCAGGCAATATCATTGGTTTGACGCTTATTTTCATTGGATGAAGGAAAGGTTTGAACATTTGTCTTTTTGGCGTGGAATTGGCGGTGTTGGTATTGTTGTCCTGCCCCTGCTTCTTATTTACATTTTGATTGCTCTTTTTGTCTGCCATCTCTTAACGATAGTTGGTTATTATTTTCTAACGGTGGTGGTTTTATGGTATTGTATGGATACACGTTCCCATGCTCCAGAAAATATAGCTCATGTAACAGTTGAAGAGGTTTTGATTAATGCCTATCGACGCATCTTCGCATTGATTTTTTGGTTATTAATTCTTGGATCAACAGGCGTGGTCCTTTACACATTAGTAGCAAACTTGAATCGCCATTTAGGAAATCATTCTTTGGAGGAAGATAACAATTTGTACTTGGCAGCAAGGAGAATAGAAGGCGTATTAGATTGGGTTCCTGTAAGGTTGACTGGTATTACATTCGCTCTCGTTGGTTACTTCTCAGCAACATTTAAACGATGGTATTCCTATGTGTACACTGGAATTGCTTCTGCGCGACAGCAGATCATCGAATATGGGCTAACCGCTTTAGGAATTGAAGAAAGTCATCCGTTATTAGTGGAAAAATTGGTGGCTATTGATGGATTAATTAATCGAGCGTTATGGGTGTGGCTTGTGGTGATAGCCTTGTTTACAATTGGGCGCTGGATTGGTTAG
- the aceE gene encoding pyruvate dehydrogenase (acetyl-transferring), homodimeric type, with product MTEKNIDSQDVDPIESQEWKEALDSVVEYESIERAEFILRQLWLHARKIGVLVPAGIHTSYINTIPANAEAKLPENEINILQCLTNYMRWNALAMVMRVGRKKAGLGGHLSSYASIATLVEVGLNYFFHADDLVFFQGHSSEGIYARAFLEGRLTEDELVHFRQEALTKGISSYPHPHLMPHFWQFPTVSMGLGPLMAIYQAQLLKYLHYRGLADTAKRKVWAFCGDGETGEPENLGGLLVAIREHLDNLIFIINCNLQRLDGPVSGNGKIIQELEGIFRGAGWRVIKVIWGHNWERLFQKDKSGLLLKLLGEMVDGEYQACCAKGGAYLREHLFGKFPELKELVSDMSDRELEQLTDGGHDPQKVYAAYTEALKETGKPTVLLMKTVKGYGYGQEGESQNIAHNLEEISDEGLKTFRDRFELSLSDKQLKDLEFYKPAEKTPEIQYLHKQREKLGGPLPVRDGSYEALKIPNLSLFEPILKGTGDRSISTGAAFSRIMGLLLRDENIKERLVPIVADEARTLGLEGLFRQTGIYAVEGQKYTPEDEKKLVYYREHQSGQMLQQGVSEAGAMSSWIAAATSFANNNCPLIPFYVYYAMFGYQRVGDLVWAAADMQSRGFILGGLAGRTTLAGEGLQHQDSHNLLMFSMVPTCRAYDPAFGYELAVIIQDGLCRMYQDKENVFYYITLMNESYQHPPMPEGVEKGIIKGMYLFKEGNRKLPQCVQLLGAGAILLEVIAAAKILERQFNVAADVWSVPGFNLLRHDIESVDRYNRLHPQEISKRSYVEECFNDRKGPVIAATDYMKLQANQIRQAIKKPYYVLGTDGFGRSDTRSILRDFFEVDAKMIAYTALKALTDQGEFEMGQLINAIQKLGIDPNRPDPWTR from the coding sequence ATGACTGAGAAAAATATAGATTCTCAGGATGTTGACCCCATAGAATCCCAGGAGTGGAAAGAAGCGCTCGATTCGGTTGTTGAATATGAAAGCATCGAGCGTGCTGAATTTATTTTACGACAATTATGGTTGCATGCCAGAAAAATTGGTGTGCTTGTTCCCGCTGGTATTCATACTTCCTACATCAATACAATTCCTGCTAACGCAGAAGCTAAATTGCCCGAGAATGAAATAAATATTTTACAGTGTTTAACGAATTATATGCGATGGAACGCCCTCGCTATGGTAATGCGTGTGGGTCGTAAAAAAGCTGGACTAGGAGGACATCTTTCCAGTTATGCTTCGATAGCAACTTTAGTCGAAGTAGGATTAAATTATTTTTTTCACGCGGACGATCTAGTTTTTTTTCAAGGCCATTCCTCGGAAGGAATTTACGCACGTGCTTTTCTTGAAGGGCGGCTAACAGAAGATGAATTAGTTCATTTTCGTCAAGAAGCTTTAACTAAGGGAATTTCTTCCTATCCCCACCCCCATTTAATGCCCCATTTCTGGCAATTTCCCACCGTTTCCATGGGTCTAGGACCATTAATGGCTATTTACCAAGCCCAATTGTTGAAATATTTACACTATCGAGGGTTGGCCGATACGGCGAAGCGCAAAGTATGGGCTTTCTGTGGTGATGGTGAAACGGGCGAGCCTGAAAATTTAGGTGGATTATTGGTGGCAATTCGTGAGCATCTCGATAACCTCATCTTTATTATTAATTGCAATTTACAACGTCTCGATGGACCTGTTTCAGGCAATGGAAAAATTATTCAAGAATTGGAAGGTATTTTCCGCGGAGCGGGATGGCGGGTGATTAAAGTTATTTGGGGCCATAATTGGGAACGATTGTTTCAAAAAGATAAATCCGGTTTATTACTAAAACTCCTGGGTGAGATGGTAGATGGAGAATACCAAGCGTGTTGTGCCAAAGGCGGTGCTTATCTACGAGAACATTTATTTGGCAAGTTCCCGGAATTGAAGGAGCTTGTCTCTGATATGAGTGATCGTGAATTGGAACAATTAACGGATGGAGGTCATGATCCTCAAAAGGTTTACGCGGCTTATACGGAAGCACTAAAGGAAACGGGAAAGCCGACCGTCCTGTTAATGAAAACTGTTAAAGGTTACGGTTACGGCCAAGAAGGAGAGTCTCAAAATATTGCTCATAATTTAGAAGAAATTAGCGACGAAGGGTTAAAGACCTTTCGTGATCGATTTGAATTATCCCTCTCAGATAAACAATTAAAAGATCTAGAATTTTATAAACCGGCTGAAAAAACTCCCGAGATACAGTATTTACATAAACAGCGTGAGAAGTTAGGAGGGCCATTGCCAGTGCGCGATGGTTCTTATGAAGCTTTGAAAATTCCGAATTTAAGCTTATTTGAGCCCATCTTAAAAGGTACTGGTGATCGCTCAATTTCAACAGGGGCGGCGTTTTCTCGAATTATGGGATTGTTGTTAAGGGATGAAAATATCAAAGAGCGCCTTGTTCCAATCGTAGCCGATGAAGCTCGAACGTTGGGATTAGAAGGGTTGTTTCGACAGACGGGTATCTATGCAGTAGAAGGGCAAAAATACACTCCGGAAGATGAAAAGAAATTAGTTTATTATCGTGAACATCAATCCGGACAAATGTTGCAGCAGGGCGTTTCGGAAGCAGGTGCTATGTCCAGTTGGATCGCTGCTGCTACCTCATTCGCTAATAATAATTGTCCTCTAATCCCTTTTTACGTGTATTACGCGATGTTCGGTTATCAACGTGTGGGTGATTTAGTGTGGGCGGCTGCGGATATGCAATCACGAGGTTTTATTTTAGGAGGATTGGCAGGCAGAACCACCTTGGCGGGTGAAGGATTGCAGCATCAAGATTCCCATAATTTATTGATGTTCAGTATGGTACCCACCTGCAGGGCGTATGATCCTGCTTTTGGTTATGAGCTGGCTGTAATTATTCAAGATGGCTTGTGCCGGATGTATCAAGACAAAGAAAACGTGTTTTATTACATCACACTCATGAATGAAAGTTATCAACATCCGCCGATGCCCGAAGGAGTTGAAAAAGGAATTATCAAAGGGATGTATTTGTTTAAAGAAGGCAATAGAAAATTGCCCCAGTGCGTTCAATTATTGGGAGCGGGAGCTATTTTACTTGAAGTTATTGCAGCTGCCAAAATTTTAGAGCGGCAATTTAATGTAGCTGCCGATGTTTGGAGCGTTCCTGGTTTTAATTTATTGCGTCATGATATCGAATCTGTAGATCGTTATAATCGTTTGCATCCTCAAGAAATTTCCAAAAGAAGTTATGTAGAAGAGTGTTTTAATGATCGAAAGGGTCCAGTGATTGCTGCTACCGATTATATGAAATTACAGGCGAATCAAATTCGCCAGGCAATTAAAAAGCCTTATTATGTGTTAGGAACTGATGGCTTCGGTCGTAGTGATACTCGATCTATCTTGCGGGATTTCTTTGAAGTAGATGCCAAGATGATTGCGTATACAGCATTGAAGGCGCTAACAGACCAAGGTGAATTTGAAATGGGTCAACTCATAAATGCCATACAGAAACTAGGAATTGATCCGAATCGACCTGATCCGTGGACAAGATAA
- the aceF gene encoding dihydrolipoyllysine-residue acetyltransferase — translation MANSIEKISVPDLGGASEVDVIELLVKPGDRIAKEDGLITLEGDKASMDVPSPLAGTIKDIKVKVGDKIKEGDEILTIEVKKSEKDDKGKKEEKEDEKEAEKERSEEKEVKESPKEKKAKPEEKTKIEVSEGEGFGTTVHAGPGVRRVAREFGINLNKIKGTSQKDHRILKEDVQQYVKQQLKIAKRKGDEGLPFPPAPKIDFSKFGAIEQKALSKIKEATGVNLTRNWMSVPHVTQFGEADISELEAFRQSQKAYAEKNNVRLTPLVFIIKAVVNALKRFPHFNASLDPSWEYLILKKYFHIGVAVDTPEGLVVPVIRDADKKGLFELAKELGEISEKARTKGLSLNDMQGGCFSISSLGGIGGTAFTPIINTPEVAILGVSQMQWKSVCSKSRNCKTRLMLPLSLSYDHRVIDGADGARFIVYLAERLSDIRTLLL, via the coding sequence GTGGCAAATTCGATAGAAAAAATTTCTGTACCAGATTTGGGTGGAGCGTCCGAAGTTGACGTCATCGAATTATTAGTAAAACCTGGTGATCGAATAGCAAAAGAAGACGGTTTAATCACTTTGGAAGGCGATAAAGCTTCGATGGATGTTCCCTCACCCTTAGCTGGTACGATTAAAGACATTAAAGTAAAGGTTGGGGACAAAATTAAAGAAGGAGATGAAATTTTAACTATTGAGGTGAAGAAGAGCGAAAAAGATGACAAAGGGAAAAAAGAAGAAAAAGAGGACGAAAAAGAAGCTGAGAAAGAAAGATCCGAGGAAAAAGAAGTAAAAGAATCTCCTAAAGAAAAGAAAGCAAAACCAGAAGAAAAAACTAAAATAGAGGTTTCCGAAGGCGAAGGTTTTGGCACTACTGTTCATGCGGGACCCGGTGTTCGTCGAGTCGCGCGTGAATTTGGTATCAATTTGAATAAAATTAAAGGAACTAGTCAGAAGGATCATCGTATTCTCAAAGAGGATGTTCAGCAATACGTAAAACAGCAATTAAAAATTGCGAAAAGAAAAGGGGATGAAGGGTTACCATTCCCTCCTGCACCTAAAATTGATTTTTCCAAATTTGGTGCTATTGAACAAAAAGCCTTATCTAAAATTAAAGAAGCTACAGGCGTTAATCTCACTCGTAATTGGATGAGTGTTCCTCATGTGACTCAATTTGGAGAAGCAGATATCTCTGAGCTTGAAGCATTCCGTCAAAGTCAAAAAGCTTATGCAGAGAAAAATAATGTTCGATTGACTCCCTTAGTGTTCATTATCAAAGCAGTAGTTAATGCGCTTAAAAGATTTCCCCATTTTAATGCGTCGTTAGACCCCTCGTGGGAATATTTGATTTTAAAAAAATATTTTCATATCGGTGTGGCGGTCGATACACCTGAAGGGTTAGTAGTTCCCGTTATTCGGGACGCGGATAAAAAGGGATTATTCGAATTGGCTAAAGAACTGGGCGAAATTAGTGAAAAAGCCCGTACCAAGGGTCTAAGTTTGAATGACATGCAAGGCGGTTGTTTTAGTATTTCCAGTTTGGGAGGAATCGGAGGCACAGCTTTTACGCCAATCATCAATACGCCCGAAGTAGCGATTTTAGGAGTTTCGCAAATGCAATGGAAATCTGTCTGTTCTAAAAGCCGTAATTGTAAGACCCGACTAATGTTGCCCTTGAGTTTATCTTACGATCACCGTGTCATTGACGGTGCTGATGGAGCGCGGTTTATTGTTTATTTGGCTGAACGTTTATCGGATATTAGAACGCTATTATTGTAG
- a CDS encoding methyltransferase domain-containing protein, which produces MKQDPFSIDSRAVAKSLESVAKTYGEGAEIIPRAIADRLLERLDFIRLNPFRVVDFGSRTGYTTRALLNRYKKADIISFHFSISLLNRAKGSFWRRHPKMVVGEYTLPPFVDQSVDLIFSNLTFQWSFDLQQTLKECQRILRPGGLLLFSTVGPDTLKELRASFSDKKRHVHTFYDMHDIGDMLTHFHFVDPVMDMEYLSVRYSSVLQLIADLKAIGAHNTAQDRSRGLMGRNQWHQMLKAYEKWRDENHTIPATIEVIYGHAFGSEVTSFQSDQEQEVLIPVSHIKRRPNNGKN; this is translated from the coding sequence GTGAAACAAGATCCCTTTAGTATTGATTCCCGAGCGGTAGCAAAATCTCTGGAGTCTGTTGCTAAGACTTACGGAGAAGGAGCAGAAATAATCCCTCGCGCCATCGCTGATCGGCTTTTAGAACGGCTGGATTTCATTCGTCTCAACCCTTTTCGGGTAGTAGATTTCGGTTCTCGAACGGGATATACCACAAGAGCGTTGTTAAATCGCTATAAGAAGGCTGACATTATTAGCTTTCATTTTTCTATATCTTTGTTAAATCGAGCTAAGGGTAGTTTTTGGAGGCGCCATCCGAAAATGGTAGTGGGGGAATATACTCTTCCACCGTTTGTAGATCAGTCCGTCGATTTGATTTTTTCTAATTTAACATTCCAGTGGTCTTTTGACCTTCAACAAACTTTGAAAGAATGTCAACGAATTTTGCGACCAGGAGGGCTTTTGTTGTTTAGTACTGTGGGACCCGATACATTGAAGGAATTACGAGCAAGCTTTTCCGATAAGAAGCGGCATGTCCATACTTTCTACGACATGCATGATATTGGCGATATGCTTACCCATTTTCATTTTGTTGATCCAGTTATGGATATGGAATACTTGAGCGTACGTTATTCTTCAGTTCTTCAGCTGATAGCGGATCTAAAAGCTATAGGCGCACATAATACTGCTCAGGATCGATCTCGAGGATTAATGGGAAGAAACCAGTGGCATCAAATGCTGAAGGCTTATGAAAAATGGCGAGACGAAAATCACACCATTCCCGCAACGATTGAAGTCATTTATGGTCATGCTTTCGGGTCCGAGGTTACTTCCTTCCAAAGCGATCAAGAGCAAGAAGTCTTAATCCCAGTGAGCCATATTAAACGGAGACCAAACAATGGAAAAAATTAA
- a CDS encoding exodeoxyribonuclease VII small subunit: MPRKKEKEFNFEKALNQLTELVAIMEQGSLPLEESLKKFEIGVNLIRNCQRALAEAEQKVKLLTSQQGKDVLVPFETDSDT; the protein is encoded by the coding sequence ATGCCTCGGAAAAAAGAGAAAGAGTTTAATTTTGAAAAAGCACTTAATCAATTAACCGAACTCGTCGCAATTATGGAACAGGGAAGTCTACCTCTCGAGGAGTCTCTCAAAAAATTTGAAATTGGAGTCAATCTCATCCGCAACTGCCAACGCGCGTTGGCGGAAGCTGAACAAAAAGTCAAACTCCTAACTTCTCAGCAAGGAAAGGACGTATTAGTCCCATTTGAAACCGATTCTGATACCTAA
- a CDS encoding HU family DNA-binding protein, with product MMITKKQTSRKSKSGKSRTTRISTVKNRMTKTQVFAHVAEITDLTKRQVTRVFEALADLAQAHLKKGGVGEFVIPGLAKCVVKRKAATKARKGINPFTGEPMTFKAKPARNVIKIRPLKRLKEMVE from the coding sequence ATCATGATAACAAAAAAACAAACTTCTCGAAAATCTAAATCTGGAAAATCCAGAACAACAAGAATATCAACCGTCAAAAATCGGATGACGAAAACTCAAGTATTTGCTCACGTAGCTGAAATAACGGATCTTACTAAAAGACAAGTGACCCGAGTATTTGAGGCATTAGCTGATTTGGCACAGGCTCATCTTAAAAAAGGTGGCGTAGGAGAATTTGTTATTCCAGGTCTAGCTAAATGTGTCGTTAAGCGGAAAGCAGCGACAAAAGCCCGTAAAGGAATTAATCCATTTACGGGTGAACCGATGACTTTTAAGGCTAAACCAGCACGAAATGTTATTAAAATCCGCCCGCTCAAGCGATTAAAAGAAATGGTAGAGTAA
- a CDS encoding peroxiredoxin, whose amino-acid sequence MYFYPKDNTPGCTKEACGFRDVWSDLIKAGATILGISKDSIKTHQSFKKKYSLPFPLLSDKEGAVCERYGVMFDKNRFGKKYRGIERTTFLIDEKGNISAIWSKVKVESHASEVLNEILK is encoded by the coding sequence TTGTACTTTTATCCTAAGGATAATACTCCAGGATGCACAAAAGAAGCCTGCGGATTTCGTGATGTATGGTCTGATTTAATTAAGGCAGGAGCAACCATTCTTGGCATTTCAAAAGATAGCATTAAAACCCATCAATCTTTTAAGAAAAAATATAGTTTGCCTTTCCCTTTATTGTCCGATAAAGAAGGTGCTGTATGTGAACGATACGGTGTTATGTTTGATAAAAATCGTTTTGGAAAAAAATATAGAGGAATTGAACGTACCACCTTTCTTATTGATGAAAAGGGTAACATTTCCGCTATTTGGTCCAAGGTTAAAGTAGAAAGCCATGCTTCAGAAGTTCTAAATGAAATTTTAAAATAA
- a CDS encoding AMP-binding protein, with the protein MLVRIALIPYLPERTNQTAIIWEGDDDPSQSRNVTYHELYEEICRFANGLKRLGVSKGHRVFVFTCP; encoded by the coding sequence ATGCTTGTACGAATTGCATTGATCCCCTATCTCCCCGAGCGTACTAATCAAACTGCTATTATATGGGAAGGGGACGACGATCCCTCGCAGTCGAGAAATGTAACTTATCATGAGTTGTATGAAGAAATTTGTCGTTTTGCCAACGGTCTAAAGAGATTAGGTGTTTCGAAAGGCCACCGTGTGTTTGTATTTACATGCCCATGA
- a CDS encoding AMP-binding protein has translation MEATDPFFILYTSGSTGNGSTGNLKGILHIHAGYLLYVTMTFQLVFNYQKMIFSGVRQIRWITGHSYLVYGPLASGATTLIFSSILTYPGGPLRY, from the coding sequence ATGGAAGCTACAGATCCATTTTTTATTTTATATACGTCTGGTTCGACAGGAAATGGTTCGACAGGAAACCTGAAGGGAATATTGCATATTCATGCAGGATATTTGTTATATGTAACTATGACTTTTCAATTAGTTTTTAATTATCAAAAAATGATATTTTCTGGTGTACGGCAGATTAGATGGATTACGGGACATTCGTATTTGGTCTATGGTCCTTTAGCCAGCGGAGCAACAACGCTAATATTTTCAAGTATTCTGACTTACCCTGGGGGTCCTCTTCGTTATTAG
- a CDS encoding AMP-binding enzyme, with the protein MDTDEIEGALVAHSDIAEAAVVDFPHDKGQGIFCLCDA; encoded by the coding sequence TTGGATACAGATGAGATAGAAGGCGCTTTAGTGGCGCATTCTGATATTGCAGAAGCTGCGGTAGTTGATTTTCCTCATGATAAAGGCCAGGGTATTTTTTGCCTTTGTGATGCCTAA
- a CDS encoding PhoPQ-activated protein PqaA family protein codes for MPDASHFYFKELPGQKLLFYIANSNHFINKLSQALLISFSFLAFL; via the coding sequence CTGCCAGATGCTTCTCATTTTTATTTTAAAGAATTACCTGGCCAGAAATTGTTATTTTATATTGCTAATTCAAACCATTTTATTAATAAATTATCACAGGCACTGTTAATATCCTTTTCCTTTCTTGCCTTTTTATGA
- a CDS encoding DMT family protein — translation MVQEIITFSVFVHFSIYYMGQKLYLNFLLAGLFLLGAIFFIFKTY, via the coding sequence ATCGTCCAAGAAATTATTACTTTTTCCGTTTTCGTTCATTTTTCTATTTATTATATGGGACAAAAGTTATATCTAAATTTTTTGTTGGCTGGATTATTTCTACTGGGAGCCATATTTTTTATATTTAAAACATACTAA
- a CDS encoding Fic/DOC family N-terminal domain-containing protein, translating into MYIRKEAVLSSQIERTQSSLSNFLMYENEEVYLVCWNTMSLRFQIMWPLWSTALNV; encoded by the coding sequence ATGTATATTCGAAAGGAAGCCGTGCTTTCTTCTCAAATTGAAAGAACTCAATCTTCATTGTCGAATTTTCTGATGTATGAAAATGAAGAAGTGTATCTGGTGTGCTGGAATACGATGTCATTGAGGTTTCAAATTATGTGGCCTCTATGGAGTACGGCTTTAAACGTTTAA